From Lepus europaeus isolate LE1 chromosome 3, mLepTim1.pri, whole genome shotgun sequence, a single genomic window includes:
- the B3GALT4 gene encoding beta-1,3-galactosyltransferase 4 — protein MPLSPFRRLLLAALLLVIVWTLFGPSGIGEELLSLSLASWLPAPASPGPPLALPRLLIPNREACGGPGAPPFLLILVCTAPENLQQRNAIRASWGGLREARGLRVQTLFLLGEPNWPQPAWGSHGHDLAWESATQGDILQAAFQDSYRNLTLKTLSGLNWADKHCPLARYILKTDDDVYVNVPELVSELVLRGGRWEQWERVEESQRRAAHEDKTWEGSLAPGAKATPLLYLGRVHWRVNPSRLPGGRHHVSEKQWPHTLGPFPPYASGTGYVLSASAVQLILRVASRAPPLPLEDVFVGVSARRGGLAPTHCVRLAGATHYPLDRCCYGKFLLTSHKLDPWEMQEAWKLVGGSDGERNAPFCSWLQGALGILRCRVMAWLHS, from the coding sequence ATGCCCCTCAGCCCCTTCCGGCGCCTCCTCCTTGccgctttgctgctggtgatcgTCTGGACCCTCTTTGGGCCTTCGGGCATCGGGGAGGAGCTGCTGAGCCtctccctggcctcctggctcccagccccggcCTCGCCCGGcccgcccctggccctgccccgcctCTTGATCCCCAACCGGGAGGCCTGCGGCGGTCCCGGAGCTCCCCCCTTCCTGCTAATCCTGGTGTGCACAGCCCCGGAGAACCTGCAGCAGAGAAATGCCATCCGGGCCTCGTGGGGCGGTCTGCGTGAGGCCCGGGGGCTCAGGGTGCAGACGCTCTTCCTGCTGGGAgaacccaattggccgcaaccggCGTGGGGCTCCCACGGGCACGACCTGGCATGGGAGTCCGCCACGCAGGGGGATATCCTACAGGCAGCCTTCCAGGACTCCTACCGAAACCTCACCCTCAAAACCCTCAGTGGGCTTAATTGGGCTGACAAACACTGCCCCTTGGCCCGCTACATCCTCAAAACAGACGATGATGTGTATGTCAATGTCCCGGAACTGGTATCCGAACTGGTTCTGCGAGGGGGCCGTTGGGAGCAATGGGAGAGGGTTGAGGAGTCCCAGAGGAGGGCTGCACATGAAGACAAAACGTGGGAGGGCAGCCTGGCCCCGGGTGCCAAGGCCACACCTCTCCTGTACCTAGGCCGGGTGCACTGGAGGGTGAATCCCTCTCGGCTGCCAGGGGGCCGCCACCACGTATCAGAGAAGCAATGGCCTCACACCTTGGGCCCCTTTCCGCCCTATGCCTCAGGCACGGGGTACGTGCTGTCCGCTTCTGCCGTCCAGCTCATTCTGAGGGTGGCCAGCCGGGCACCCCCTCTCCCGCTGGAGGACGTCTTTGTGGGGGTAAGTGCTCGACGAGGCGGCCTTGCCCCAACCCACTGTGTCAGGCTGGCTGGTGCTACCCACTACCCACTGGACCGCTGCTGCTATGGCAAGTTCCTGCTGACCTCCCACAAGCTGGACCCCTGGGAGATGCAGGAAGCCTGGAAGCTGGTGGGCGGCTCTGATGGGGAAAGGAATGCGCccttctgctcctggctccagggggCCCTGGGCATACTGCGGTGTCGGGTCATGGCCTGGCTCCACAGCTGA
- the RPS18 gene encoding small ribosomal subunit protein uS13, whose translation MSLVIPEKFQHILRVLNTNIDGRRKIAFAITAIKGVGRRYAHVVLRKADIDLTKRAGELTEDEVERVITIMQNPRQYKIPDWFLNRQKDVKDGKYSQVLANGLDNKLREDLERLKKIRAHRGLRHFWGLRVRGQHTKTTGRRGRTVGVSKKK comes from the exons ATG TCTCTAGTGATCCCTGAGAAGTTCCAGCACATTTTGCGAGTACTCAACACTAATATCGATGGGCGGCGCAAAATAGCCTTCGCCATCACTGCCATTAAG GGTGTGGGACGAAGGTACGCCCATGTGGTACTGAGGAAAGCAGACATTGACCTGACCAAGAGGGCAGGAGAGCTCACTGAGGACGAG GTGGAACGGGTGATCACCATCATGCAGAACCCGCGCCAGTACAAGATCCCGGACTGGTTCTTGAACAGACAGAAGGACGTCAAGGACGGGAAGTACAGCCAG GTCCTGGCCAACGGTTTGGATAACAAGCTCCGGGAGGACCTGGAGCGGCTGAAGAAGATCCGCGCCCATCGAGGGCTGCGCCACTTCTGGGG CCTTCGCGTCCGAGGCCAGCACACCAAGACCACGGGCCGCCGTGGCCGGACTGTGGGTGTGTCCAAGAagaaatga